One Echinicola strongylocentroti DNA window includes the following coding sequences:
- a CDS encoding SusC/RagA family TonB-linked outer membrane protein: protein MYSIILKQSILISKRLFYAFMVQLFVMQVLLANSSNGQEPEQITFSLYANEAAFTDVFHQVETKTDLVFLYDKQIAESKDRFSLHRDNISLSELMEMLERRGLNFRKDGDNISVKKVAEKYAKREITGRVTSENGEPLPGATILIKGSNVGTVTDIDGYYRISAEEAGTLIFNMLGYKNLEIPIDGRSEVNVTLQEESTALDEVVVMGYNTIEKQHVASSIAELDMKRAKMRPIFKLQEAFSGTLPGVTMLQGSNLPGSVPGTINIRGISTLQNADPLVIVDGMEQSLTDIDPNEVKSISVLKDAASAAMYGSRGANGVIIITTNRGTTGKFKVDLHSWAAINDPIDLPTFVNSADYMRLNNEAREYQGQTPQFTDEDITNAANGNSTDTDWLDEVMERRAYSYNMSTNISGGGGVGTFNLMLGYLKENGLNTYEGSEKFSARFNTDIHIDDKFVLLADFYARRLQVNRLQANSDGHGLYKIAWRMNPTQPVFYDSDLPDHYILHNEMNPVASINHGGERNNLYDRSTINLRPRYHINDNLHINGNISYMINKSANKYKRETFKFFDGDGIPVTTWANAVDSDQGVSVSQLTARANINYERDLRKEQDKLYLVAGTEIMNYNYTDYREIAKASFYTKLNYSFDDRYLLEVTARGDGSSKFAPDHQWGFFPSGALAWNAHNEKFLSGVTQNGLISNLKIRLSYGLIGNENVDPYLWQEVVNNWGWTMRVPNPSFSWEKQRQGNIGVDLAMFDNRFRFTAEVYKKHSFDLIYSEFPVPPLTGSHSLESAVNVGEVENKGWELSGSWSDNIGELSYTVGGMLFENNNKVLKAGYNESDTLIFKDNNEKIWYRGIALDNYYGFESDGYFQNEQEVEETSAKLPNTRPGDIRYVDQNGDGVINDKDRVDLGDPFPHMNYSITLDLRYKRWDFSFLGHGVGRRTGRLGGQEGFPIFMDGENNDLGAPRQYYMDNRWTPDNPNSRFPRVWTGTTPNSELSDVWLGDASFFRIKTLQLGYTFPRITKGVKNMRVYINAQDAFTFTNWEGLEPERNGGTGNYPRMASYSLGVKFTIL, encoded by the coding sequence ATGTATTCCATCATCTTAAAACAATCGATTTTGATATCGAAGCGACTATTTTATGCCTTTATGGTTCAGTTATTTGTGATGCAGGTGCTTCTGGCCAATTCATCCAATGGCCAGGAACCGGAGCAGATCACCTTTTCCCTATATGCCAATGAGGCGGCATTTACGGATGTTTTTCATCAAGTAGAGACCAAGACTGATTTAGTATTTCTCTATGACAAACAAATTGCCGAGAGCAAGGACCGGTTCAGCCTTCACCGGGACAATATTAGCTTAAGCGAACTAATGGAGATGCTAGAGCGCAGGGGGCTTAATTTCAGGAAAGACGGAGATAATATTTCCGTGAAGAAGGTGGCAGAGAAGTATGCCAAAAGAGAGATCACCGGAAGAGTCACCAGTGAAAACGGGGAGCCATTGCCGGGGGCGACCATCCTGATCAAGGGATCCAATGTGGGAACCGTGACTGATATAGATGGCTACTACCGCATCAGTGCAGAAGAAGCGGGGACATTGATCTTCAATATGCTTGGTTATAAAAACCTGGAAATCCCTATTGATGGACGGAGCGAGGTCAATGTGACCCTTCAGGAAGAAAGCACCGCCTTGGATGAGGTCGTGGTCATGGGCTACAATACCATAGAGAAGCAGCATGTGGCTTCGTCTATAGCAGAATTGGACATGAAAAGAGCAAAGATGCGTCCTATTTTTAAGCTGCAAGAGGCTTTTAGCGGTACGCTGCCAGGCGTGACGATGCTCCAAGGAAGCAACCTCCCCGGAAGTGTGCCCGGAACCATCAACATCCGAGGTATCAGCACGCTGCAAAACGCCGACCCGTTGGTAATCGTGGATGGCATGGAGCAGTCTCTTACTGATATTGATCCCAATGAAGTAAAGAGCATTAGTGTCCTCAAGGATGCTGCCTCTGCTGCCATGTACGGATCCAGAGGTGCCAATGGTGTCATCATCATCACGACCAACAGAGGTACAACGGGGAAGTTTAAGGTAGACCTTCATTCTTGGGCAGCTATCAATGACCCTATCGATTTGCCTACTTTCGTGAATTCAGCTGATTATATGCGCCTGAACAACGAAGCAAGGGAATACCAAGGCCAGACGCCACAGTTTACCGACGAAGATATTACCAATGCCGCCAATGGCAACTCCACGGACACTGACTGGCTCGATGAGGTAATGGAAAGAAGGGCCTATTCCTATAACATGTCCACCAATATTTCCGGTGGTGGAGGGGTCGGGACCTTTAACCTGATGCTCGGCTATCTGAAAGAAAATGGACTGAACACCTATGAGGGGTCCGAAAAGTTCAGTGCCCGATTCAATACCGATATCCATATTGATGACAAGTTTGTCCTTCTTGCGGATTTTTATGCAAGAAGGTTACAGGTAAACAGGCTACAAGCCAATTCTGATGGTCATGGGCTGTATAAAATAGCCTGGAGGATGAACCCTACGCAGCCTGTGTTCTATGATTCGGATCTTCCCGACCACTATATCCTTCACAATGAGATGAACCCTGTAGCATCCATTAACCATGGAGGTGAGCGAAACAACTTATACGACAGAAGTACCATCAACTTGCGGCCGCGTTACCACATTAATGACAACTTGCACATCAATGGTAACATTTCCTATATGATCAATAAATCCGCCAATAAATACAAGCGGGAGACTTTTAAGTTTTTTGATGGAGACGGTATCCCTGTGACTACTTGGGCAAATGCCGTGGATTCGGATCAGGGCGTCAGCGTCAGCCAACTCACCGCAAGGGCTAATATCAATTATGAGCGCGACCTGAGGAAAGAACAGGATAAACTCTACCTCGTGGCAGGTACCGAAATCATGAACTATAATTACACCGATTACAGGGAAATAGCCAAGGCTTCATTTTATACAAAACTCAATTATTCCTTTGATGACCGCTACCTCTTGGAGGTGACCGCCCGTGGTGATGGAAGCAGTAAGTTTGCGCCAGACCATCAGTGGGGATTTTTCCCTTCTGGGGCTTTGGCATGGAATGCCCACAACGAAAAGTTTCTGTCCGGGGTCACTCAGAATGGGCTGATCAGTAACCTGAAAATCCGACTTTCCTATGGGTTGATCGGAAATGAAAATGTGGATCCCTACCTGTGGCAGGAAGTGGTAAACAACTGGGGCTGGACGATGAGGGTTCCCAATCCGAGCTTTAGCTGGGAGAAGCAACGACAGGGCAATATCGGCGTGGACTTGGCGATGTTTGACAACCGTTTTCGCTTTACAGCCGAAGTGTATAAGAAACATTCCTTTGACCTGATCTATTCTGAGTTTCCTGTACCACCTTTGACGGGATCACACAGTTTGGAATCAGCCGTCAATGTTGGAGAGGTAGAAAACAAAGGCTGGGAACTATCGGGATCTTGGAGTGACAATATCGGTGAACTGTCCTATACCGTGGGCGGGATGCTGTTTGAAAACAACAATAAAGTGCTCAAGGCAGGGTACAATGAATCGGATACCTTGATCTTTAAGGACAATAACGAAAAAATCTGGTATCGCGGAATTGCCTTGGACAATTACTATGGCTTCGAAAGCGATGGGTATTTCCAAAACGAGCAAGAGGTAGAAGAAACTTCTGCTAAGCTTCCTAACACCCGCCCAGGCGATATTCGATACGTGGATCAAAATGGTGATGGTGTCATCAATGATAAGGACCGTGTAGATCTCGGTGATCCCTTTCCCCATATGAACTATTCGATCACCCTGGACCTGCGGTACAAGCGCTGGGATTTTAGCTTCCTCGGACATGGTGTAGGGAGAAGGACCGGTAGGCTTGGAGGACAAGAAGGATTTCCAATCTTTATGGATGGAGAAAACAATGACCTCGGTGCTCCCCGACAATACTATATGGACAATAGATGGACACCGGACAATCCCAACAGCCGTTTTCCACGGGTGTGGACCGGAACCACTCCTAATTCCGAGCTCAGCGATGTCTGGCTTGGTGATGCTTCCTTTTTCAGGATCAAGACCTTGCAGCTAGGATATACTTTCCCTCGGATCACCAAGGGAGTTAAGAACATGCGGGTGTATATCAATGCCCAAGATGCCTTCACCTTTACCAACTGGGAAGGGCTGGAGCCAGAAAGAAACGGGGGCACTGGCAATTACCCAAGAATGGCCAGTTACAGTTTGGGTGTAAAATTCACAATTCTCTAA
- a CDS encoding FecR family protein, with amino-acid sequence MVDKKQFNDLLTRYLKGKASADESILVDQWFEKHFSEKAEDSDQDLLILKKEILNRIKAKKEKEEKTKHYSIQQISHWWKATAAALLILAGGYWMFTAHSQQEDWITQSTGKGEQLNITLPDGSHVMLNVASEIRYPKDFGDDSREIALSGEAFFDVVSDPERPFRVVAGELSTEVLGTQFNISAYPADDSQVSVFEGKVNVHVTKDSQQEELLVINQAASIDAKGILLKHPVNLKMAGAWRNQMCFLDGTSLKELATLIDRWYGYEVRFEPMALENCAFSGKLKMGELEVLLNQIKFIKEIDWQITEENTVVFKGNPCN; translated from the coding sequence ATGGTGGATAAAAAACAATTCAATGATTTATTGACGCGATACCTAAAAGGTAAGGCCAGCGCCGATGAAAGCATTTTGGTGGATCAGTGGTTTGAAAAACATTTTTCCGAGAAAGCTGAAGATTCCGATCAGGATCTTTTAATCCTTAAAAAGGAGATTTTGAATCGGATAAAAGCAAAGAAAGAAAAGGAGGAAAAAACAAAGCACTACTCCATCCAGCAAATTTCCCATTGGTGGAAGGCAACCGCGGCCGCATTGCTTATTCTAGCTGGAGGATATTGGATGTTTACAGCCCATTCGCAGCAAGAGGATTGGATCACCCAATCAACAGGCAAAGGTGAGCAACTTAACATCACTCTCCCGGATGGTTCCCATGTAATGCTCAATGTCGCTTCAGAGATTCGTTATCCAAAAGATTTTGGTGATGACAGCAGGGAAATAGCGCTTTCCGGAGAGGCTTTTTTTGACGTGGTCTCAGACCCTGAAAGGCCTTTTAGAGTAGTTGCAGGCGAGCTATCTACAGAAGTGCTGGGTACGCAGTTCAATATAAGTGCCTATCCTGCCGATGACTCCCAAGTCAGTGTGTTTGAAGGAAAAGTTAACGTCCATGTCACCAAGGACAGCCAGCAGGAAGAACTGCTAGTAATAAATCAAGCAGCGTCTATTGACGCAAAGGGAATACTCCTTAAACATCCTGTCAACCTGAAAATGGCCGGTGCGTGGAGAAACCAGATGTGCTTTTTGGATGGTACATCACTGAAAGAACTGGCTACGCTCATCGATAGATGGTATGGTTATGAGGTTCGTTTTGAACCGATGGCGCTGGAAAACTGCGCCTTTTCGGGCAAACTAAAGATGGGCGAATTGGAAGTTTTGCTCAATCAAATCAAGTTCATAAAGGAAATTGACTGGCAAATAACAGAAGAAAACACCGTAGTATTTAAAGGAAACCCTTGTAACTAA
- a CDS encoding RNA polymerase sigma factor, with product MDSCHKTDTTLLDELRLGSWEAFEELYERYWEKIFLVSRSFTKDEELSKDFVQEIFLDLWNRREKLQIKNLYAYLYQASKYRLMDHIRKLEQQEHFIDEFNHILVDSPIEDLLHYKELDARIKECLEALSPKCKRIFYLSRYDHLSNQEIAQQLKISKSTVENQINKALNHLRNSPEVKMAFIIAASLADTF from the coding sequence ATGGACAGCTGTCATAAAACAGACACCACGCTATTAGACGAGTTAAGGTTGGGATCTTGGGAGGCCTTTGAAGAGTTATATGAACGTTACTGGGAAAAAATTTTTCTAGTGAGCAGGTCGTTTACCAAAGATGAAGAACTCAGCAAAGATTTCGTCCAAGAAATCTTTTTGGATTTGTGGAATAGAAGGGAAAAACTCCAAATCAAAAACCTGTATGCTTACCTGTACCAGGCCTCCAAATACCGATTGATGGACCATATCCGGAAACTAGAGCAGCAGGAGCATTTTATAGATGAATTTAACCATATCCTTGTGGACAGTCCCATTGAGGATTTATTGCATTATAAAGAGCTAGACGCTAGAATCAAGGAGTGCCTGGAAGCACTGTCCCCCAAGTGTAAGAGGATTTTTTACCTCAGCCGATACGATCACCTCTCCAATCAGGAAATCGCCCAACAACTGAAAATTTCCAAAAGTACCGTAGAAAACCAGATCAATAAGGCGCTGAACCATCTCAGAAATTCTCCTGAGGTGAAGATGGCATTTATCATTGCCGCTTCCTTGGCCGATACGTTTTAG